TCTTAAAAAGCTAGTCAAGTCACATAACCTTTCTGGGCCCCAGTGTAGTCACCCATAACAGATAACATTAAGTGACCTATGTAAGTTAATGCCCCCAGCTAGTAAAAATCAAAGACTTTGAACCCTACTACTGGGCTCTTCATATACCAATCCTGCTGCATATTGGCCAATTAGAGTAAAAATCAGATAGGGAGACTACCTGTTAACAAAGTAAAAGATATAGCCCAGAGACAAATAACATTtgtatcagtttttctttttccaaagtcTTCATAAAACCACCCTTTGGAATAAACTGAAAAATGCTGCATTTTTGCAAAAtaggaatttgaaaagaaaaaaaaaaaacaacctttatCTTCTGCCTCTTTTATGGCTTATTGCTTGTACCCCAACTAGCAATGAATCTGGCAAATGAACAGAGAATGGCAAGATGTATTTCTGTAAATCTCCAGGAGGTTTAAACACAGCTGCCGGAATTAGAGTCCAAAATAGGAAAAGGTGTATCTTGGTGGTCATAAGGAAATGAGGAACCTCAATTTATAAAACTACTTTACTAGGTTAGGTTCCCTAAAGCCCTGAAAGGTTGTCTGAAATACACAAAATTCTTAACGCAAATCTCAAAAGCAAATCatcaaatcaataataaaattaacataaaacttCACTACAAAGATATCCCTGTTTTCCTAAGCTTTGCAAAAAATTccactgaaataaaaaaactCTATATATCTAAATATTAACTTTTCTATTCCTAGCTATAAATGAGTTGAGAAAGTAGCATCTGCAATAAGATAtctaaaaataatcaattttacTAAATACTATATAAACACTATAATGTTATAGTTATCAAGTTGActatattattcagttttttaaatttatgttactgtaatatttttctattttaaaaattttaatttttaaatctatttttatttctacttacttatttttaattttattttttgagacagggtctcactctgtcactcaggctgaagtgcagtggcaagaacagctcactgtagccttgacctcctgggctcaagcgatctactcGCCTCagtctcacgagtagctgggactacaggtgcatgccaccacacctggctaattttgtttatttttcgtagagacggggtcttgccatgttgctcagctggtcttgaactcttgggttcaagcgatccccccacctcagtctcctaaagtgctgtgattacaggagtgagccactgtgcccggcaggtATTTTTCAaggactaagaaaatgtggctaGTCATCTAGTTTTGTTTAGTCAAAGGGACAATATCAGAGAAACCTAACAGCAATTACATCTAAATATTAGTCTGCTGAGTAACAATCAAGAATTGCTAAGCACCCAGGTACTTCAAAATCTCATTTCCAATGATAATCCTCTGTATAATTAATCTATTCAAAACGCAAAATGAAAGTCACTTATAGAAATTACTTTTGCCCAGGAAAATTGTGAAACCAAATGTATCTAGGATAAGTGAAATAAAGTTCTGCAACTTACTCCACAATCTTTCTGCTGCTTCTGGATACACTTCCAAACTGGGAGATGTCAAAGTAATTGAGCAACGTGGCCAGCAAataactaattatttttaaaaatttgaaattgatAGCACTCTCAtgagaaactagaaaacaaaatatcgATTCCCATACCCTTCCCATATCTAATGTAAAAAGACTACTTACCTCATGCGCTAACATTTTATAGAGTTCTTCTCTAGTTACAGAAATCCTCTCTCTGTCTGTACTGTCCACAACAACTATTACaaactaaaataattacaaaaaaattattagtgaTTATACAATTTGGTATCTGTAAAATTTATAATGTGTTTATTTGACATACAGGCTATTAATATCAAGAAATTGGAATCTTACGGTATTGTTGGAAAATCAGAGCTACCTATACATTGTGAAGCCAAAAGGTCTGATcgattttaatatatttactaatttttaacaGAAAAGAGAATATGATACTAACATTctaactaatatatatatataacgcATGTCTGTTTTCTAAACTAGTATCTTGAATGCTAATGGACCTATATCCATCTATTTGCactacaaatcaacaagaaaaacatGCAATATGATCCTAAATTTATTACTTCCAGtagatattatttattaatatcaaTCTGAACACCTAAAAGGGCATGGGTATGGGAGTAAAGTAATGTGACAAGATaaagaaatcaatttaaaaaaaaatcaaccaactgAAAGAATAAATCTCTATCTAAAAACAAGCTCTCTTCCTTACATAAGTATCACCTGCTACCTGCAAGCACGACCCCTTCATAAACTGAAGATGAGACTGGTATCAGAAGGTGCAATGAAAGACTTGTGATTGCTGTACAGGACTGAGCTCCACCGCACCTCTTCCTCAACTCCGTGAGCACCCAAAAGCAAGAGATCAGCAGGAACAGACGGAGATTTAACTTACTCACTTTATGATAGCATTTATGATGCCCAAGTTGGTTCTGACTGCCTATTAGTAACATGCACTATTTATTTTTTGGACCtagatcttaatttttaaataaactattatGATTTTCTGGATCTTTTCAATTCTTCAGACTTCATCAACCAAAAGGCAGATGTATGAGAGAACTGCTACTTTACCTCTCCTCTCACTTGACAGCTTACTGATAGGTGGCTTTATCACTGTTAAGGCCCATTTTATTCCAAGGtattttaataaaactgttaATTTTCAGGCTGTTGGCATGAATTTGAAACCTATAGCATTATGTATACACTAGCATATATACCTTTATAATCATACATAACTTCCCTTacaaaaaaatgattaaatgccTAATGCAGTGTTGGGAAATCAAGTTGTTAGATACACTTAATGGTTTCCTAATGACTTAAAAGTCagctttatatacatataaaccaTGCATTATTAACTTATAATAATGAACACCACAAAAACAATGGTCAGTGTTTTAACTCACAGGTCTATGCAATGAAGCACTCAAATGTCAAAGGTCTGAAATTTCCTTTGGGAAATAATGtgtaaataaaaagatatgatTATGTCTAAAATGCcttataatcaaaagaaaaacaattatttaatgtGCAACTgtgttttgtaaaagaaaatagtaaaactgGCTAGGATTCAAACCACCAAAACCCTCTCATTTGGTGAGCTAAACTCAGTCAAACATAAATAGagagaaatgaaattataaactATGAGATggaagtcattaaaaaaaaaactattaaagacAAGTTCTGGGATCAATACACAATCAGAACATAATTAACCACCAATTCTCCCTATAGAGGTTCAATGATAGTGGACATATTGAACAATGACCTTGGAATAGGAAATCAAAGATTTTACTCTGCTTAAACTCTCTATGTATTAACATACTGTGATATTTCAAAAAGATTAACTATAAGGACTCAAATCCAGATGTTTTCCAAGCATTCTGttcatagaattttaaatattgtaagaAACATTACCTCTGTGTTAGTATAGTAAGTGTTCCAGGAAGAACGAAGAGATTCTTGGCCACCAATATCCCACATTAGGAAACGTGTATTATTAACCACTATCTCTTCTACATTACTTCCTATTGTAGGAGATGTATGTACAACTTCATTCATAGAACTGGGGAAAAAAGTTTATATACATTACAATTAGCAAGGAAGCTAACTTGCTTGAACAATTTTTTAATCAAGGACAAATCAGCATGACCTCCTTTCATAATTTATACCTAAATATCTTTTTCCCACTAGTTTACAACATGAGTGAGGGTTTAAACAGGGCTGGAACTAGGTCGTAGGCTATCTGGCATATACTAGATCATTCCAGGAAACTTTATGGTTTCTACTTTAtagttttctactttctttttttaaatgttacccaggccagagtgcagtggtgtgatcatacaTAATCAGTGGCAtgaggttcactgcagccttgacctcctgaataggatcaagcaatcgtcccacctcagtctcctgagtagctggaactacaggtgtgcaccactatgtccagctaattttaaaatatatatatatacatatgtatcttataaagagatggcatctcactatgtggcccaagCGGTTTCTCAAAGTCCTGgctttaagcgatcctcccacctctgccacccaaagtgttgggataaaggcatgagccaccacacccggccatatttttctactttcaatAAACAAAAGAGCTTTAGCACAAAACAAGTGGACAACTCAATGCCAACTATATGCTCAATATCATACAAATTTCTTGCTTTCTACTAACTATTGCTGAGATCTGGCTCCAGGTTTATAGTCAACCTGCTTTCCTACAGGGTAACTTAGGTTTCATGTAATTTCTTACTGCATTCATTGATCGACTATCACCCAGGCCAAAAAAgtaactagaaataaaataatttttaagatagtTAATACTTACAATTGGTAAAGAATGGTAGTTTTCCCTGCATTATCCAGCCCAACAATGATAACTTTGTGCTCTGAAATAGAGAAAacaccagtgattttttttcaaaaaaggaaaaaaaagattaattatagaaaaaaatatactcTGTATTTCACCCTTCTATCTATGGCATAATTCAGTGCATGGCACTTTATACTTTCTCAGAAGTCAAAAGAACATCCTAGCAAGAACAGCAGAAGTGTGCCATTATACTCACCTTCCCCATCGCCATTATTCTAGAGACAACTCTCATCTTTCCAACCACCTCTGTAGGAAGCCATAGCACTACATTTCCTCTATTCCTAGGCAAGCCTACTCTCAGTAAAGTAGACCAAACATAATCACAATTTACAAATGACTTAAAGTATAAATGTTTCACATTGGATTACATCAATGAGGTTCTAACTGGAACTTAAAGCATCAACTGGGTGCGCGTATGTGAAGTGGAGTGAATGGGAAGGAAAAAGGACAGTTTTTTAAATGGGTAATTGTAAATTATGAGTACCTTAAAACCACAGGGCCACTGTAACATGAAAAACAAATCTAAGAACCTATGGCTATGGTGGCAGTGACTCCCTCCCTCCGTTTGGCTTCTGTGGCACCACTTTCTCCAAGTTTTCTTCCTGTCTCtagtcattcattttttttcaatgacTCCTCTTCCTTGAGTCTTCTTTCAGACATTTACGTTCCCCAGATGTTTTCTTGCACCCTCTTCACATTTCAGTCAGGCATTTGTAAGACCCATCTATTTCCAGCCTGTCTGAAAGCAATTCCCAAAGACAGCACAGCATGTGGAAGAAGCCAGTGTCCAAGATGGCCTCTGGATAGTCATGCCCTTATGTAGCTGCCtcctcttgaatctgggctggccctGTGAGTTACTTTTAACCCACAGACGCAGCAGAAATGACCAGACGTGATTTCTGAGCTTAAATCATCAGAAACATTGCAGTTGCTGCCTGGCTGTCTTGGACAAGTCCTCCTGGGGTAAGTCAGATACTATACAGCAAGCCCAAGACTGCTGTGCCATTTAATGAGTAAGCCCAAGTTGATCATGTGGTGAGACCCTGTTGAAAGGGATGACCAGTCAGCCCCTATCTCTTCTAGCCACTCTAGCTGAGATGACAGACAGACAAATAAAGAAGCCATCTTGGACATGCAGCCTGGTTGAACCTACAGAGTACTCTAATTTTAGCTGCTATCTGACTGCAACCAAAGGAGACTCCCCAAGGTAGAACTTCCTAGCTGAGCTTAGTCGGTGcataagaaacatgaaaaataatacatCATTGCTTTAAGtcataaaattaaagaatagCTTATTACATAGAAACAGATAATTGAAGGAGATATTAATGGTATtatatgaccttgagcaaatgacttttattatttctctgaCCTTAAGTTTCTTCATTGTAAGACAGGGGAAATACTATCTATCACTCAGGGTTGTTTAACAATTAAAATAGCACACAGCAGTGCCTAGCACTGAAGAGAAGAGAGTTCTTAACCTGTTTTGCTAGcccagaaaaagataaaaatttactAGAAACCgtacttcaaattttgaattttgatcttttccaaGGCTAGTGATATCTAGTACGACACTCTCAAGACACTGGGAAGTAGCAGTGAGCTGCAGCTCCCAGTCGGCCACTCAATAACGAGGGTAAACAACCAATACTGCATAATAGTATATACTGTGCTATCAAATGGTTTTGCCCAACTGGAGGCTAATGTCTGTGTattgagcacatttaaggtaggctaggctaagctatgatgttcagtaggttaggtgtaaTAAACGTGTTTTGACTTAAGTTACTTTCAACTTATAACAAGTTTATTGGCACATAACTACATCATAAGTTGAAGGGCATCTATAACTAAAGTTCAAGTCACTCTCCCTACACAAGCTGCACATATGTTCACAGCAAACATTTCTCTACAGCTACTCGTGGTATCACCAAATGCCAGAATTATCCTAATTCTCCATTTAGGGAATTACACCAATCCTTTAAGGTCTAGCTTTCCACGTAAAATCACTTTCTCCTGCTTTCCCACACTACCTCTACTCTAGCACTTATCCTAATTATTTACATGTGCACTAATCTCTGCTTAATGAGGCATCTTCAACTGTACAGAATACATATTAATCATCTTTACATTCTAGTGACTACAA
Above is a genomic segment from Pongo pygmaeus isolate AG05252 chromosome 11, NHGRI_mPonPyg2-v2.0_pri, whole genome shotgun sequence containing:
- the ARL5A gene encoding ADP-ribosylation factor-like protein 5A isoform X3, with amino-acid sequence MNEVVHTSPTIGSNVEEIVVNNTRFLMWDIGGQESLRSSWNTYYTNTEFVIVVVDSTDRERISVTREELYKMLAHEDLRKAGLLIFANKQDVKECMTVAEISQFLKLTSIKDHQWHIQACCALTGEGLCQGLEWMMSRLKIR
- the ARL5A gene encoding ADP-ribosylation factor-like protein 5A isoform X2, translated to MGILFTRIWRLFNHQEHKVIIVGLDNAGKTTILYQFSMNEVVHTSPTIGSNVEEIVVNNTRFLMWDIGGQESLRSSWNTYYTNTEFVIVVVDSTDRERISVTREELYKMLAHEDLRKAGLLIFANKQDVKECMTVAEISQFLKLTSIKDHQWHIQACCALTGEGLCQGLEWMMSRLKIR
- the ARL5A gene encoding ADP-ribosylation factor-like protein 5A isoform X1 — encoded protein: MGILFTRIWRLFNHQGGAYRSLGISSEHKVIIVGLDNAGKTTILYQFSMNEVVHTSPTIGSNVEEIVVNNTRFLMWDIGGQESLRSSWNTYYTNTEFVIVVVDSTDRERISVTREELYKMLAHEDLRKAGLLIFANKQDVKECMTVAEISQFLKLTSIKDHQWHIQACCALTGEGLCQGLEWMMSRLKIR